In Polaribacter sp. L3A8, a genomic segment contains:
- a CDS encoding carbonic anhydrase family protein: MKAHTRETQATMTPEKSLQYLTEGNQRFQDNLKAHRNLLEQVNDTSTGQFPFATILSCIDSRVSAELVFDQGLGDVFSIRIAGNFVNQDILGSMEFGCKLAGTKLVVVLGHTSCGAIKGACDNAKLGNLTAMLNKIKPAVNSVLEPKDASLRTSANLDFVDNVSAQNVALTIARIRNESDVLSEMEQNGEIMIIGAMYNINDGAVTFLK; the protein is encoded by the coding sequence ATGAAAGCACATACAAGAGAAACGCAAGCAACAATGACTCCAGAAAAGTCATTACAATATTTAACAGAAGGAAACCAAAGATTTCAAGACAATTTAAAAGCACATAGAAACTTATTAGAACAGGTTAACGATACTAGTACAGGTCAATTTCCTTTTGCAACAATTTTAAGTTGTATCGATTCTAGAGTTTCTGCAGAATTAGTATTCGATCAAGGATTAGGTGATGTTTTTAGCATAAGAATTGCCGGTAACTTTGTAAACCAAGATATTTTAGGTTCTATGGAGTTTGGTTGCAAACTAGCAGGAACAAAATTAGTTGTTGTTTTAGGCCACACAAGTTGTGGAGCCATAAAAGGTGCTTGCGACAATGCTAAATTAGGAAACCTAACAGCAATGCTTAACAAAATTAAGCCAGCAGTAAATTCTGTTTTAGAACCAAAAGACGCTAGTTTAAGAACCTCTGCAAATTTAGATTTTGTAGATAATGTTTCTGCACAAAACGTAGCTTTGACTATTGCAAGAATAAGAAACGAAAGTGATGTTTTATCAGAAATGGAACAAAACGGAGAAATTATGATTATAGGTGCTATGTATAATATTAATGATGGCGCTGTTACCTTTTTAAAATAA
- a CDS encoding universal stress protein, which produces MKKEKKYKILVLSDLKENTQSVLKSTVSFAKIIDADIHFFYTKKPAEIVKNDNQLSAKRAINEEYFIIDKKIKSLISSFSEDSNINIKHSFSFGNVKSEIGDFLSKNKPDVVVLGKRKSKSLNFLGDNITDFVLQKHIGSVIIASEKSTLEPHKKLNLGFLNNTKDNTSISLALELKEKSKEPIKYFRVVKDAELYNKTSENLEEEKNEYVFEENSTSSKNISNYLTKNNVNLLCFTKKADNNTAFLKNIIKDTEVSLLLTT; this is translated from the coding sequence ATGAAAAAGGAAAAGAAATATAAAATTTTAGTCCTATCAGACCTTAAAGAGAACACGCAGAGTGTTTTAAAAAGTACCGTAAGTTTTGCAAAGATAATAGATGCAGACATACACTTTTTTTACACTAAAAAGCCAGCAGAGATTGTAAAGAACGACAATCAATTATCTGCTAAGAGAGCAATAAATGAAGAATATTTTATTATTGATAAAAAAATAAAAAGCCTAATAAGTTCGTTTTCCGAAGACAGTAATATTAACATTAAACATTCTTTTTCATTTGGAAATGTGAAAAGTGAAATTGGTGATTTTTTAAGTAAAAATAAACCAGATGTTGTTGTTTTAGGAAAAAGAAAATCAAAGTCTTTAAATTTTTTAGGAGATAATATTACCGATTTTGTTTTACAAAAACACATTGGGTCTGTAATTATTGCATCAGAAAAAAGTACTTTAGAACCACATAAAAAATTAAATTTAGGTTTTTTAAATAATACAAAAGACAATACTAGTATAAGTTTGGCTTTAGAGTTAAAAGAGAAATCTAAAGAACCAATAAAGTACTTTAGAGTTGTAAAAGATGCTGAACTTTATAACAAAACATCTGAAAATTTAGAAGAAGAAAAAAATGAGTATGTTTTTGAAGAAAACAGCACTAGCTCTAAAAACATTTCTAATTATTTAACTAAAAACAATGTAAATTTACTTTGTTTCACCAAAAAAGCAGATAACAACACTGCCTTTTTAAAAAATATAATTAAAGATACTGAGGTATCATTACTTTTAACAACATAA
- a CDS encoding SulP family inorganic anion transporter: MFKNIKNDLPASIVVFFVALPLCLGIALASGAPLFSGVIAGIIGGVIVGSLSGSKLGVSGPAAGLAAIVLTAIGTLGSYENFLVAVVLAGIIQLIFGVLKAGVIGYYFPSSVIKGMLTGIGIIIILKQIPHFFGYDAEPEGADAFLETSGENTFSSIFNIFDNLILGSVIIGLLGLAVILFWDTVLAKKAKFFTVIQGPLIAVVLGIIYHLLTSTNETLAISASHLVSVPIPDDIDSFIGQFSFPNFGAITNAEVWIVAFTIALVASLETLLSVEACDKLDPDKNVTPTNRELLAQGAGNIISGLVGGLPITQVIVRSSANVQSGGKTKLSTIIHGFFLLISVILIPTLLNKIPLSVLAAILLVVGYKLAKPALFKQMYKLGWKQFVPFIVTVVGIVFTDLLVGIGLGLAVGIVVILLKSYQNSHFLHIEDNSNGKHKIKMTLAEEVTFFNKGAILKELDSLPRDTQLEINLIKTRYLDNDIIEILEDFLHKAKERNIDIKLISKRGTAENPASFIHFFKEKPKSDLSLS, translated from the coding sequence ATGTTTAAAAACATTAAAAACGACTTACCTGCAAGTATTGTAGTATTTTTCGTAGCATTACCTTTATGTTTAGGTATTGCTTTAGCAAGTGGAGCACCATTATTTTCTGGAGTTATTGCCGGTATTATTGGTGGTGTTATAGTAGGGAGCCTTAGTGGGTCTAAATTAGGGGTTAGTGGTCCTGCAGCAGGATTAGCTGCTATTGTATTAACTGCAATTGGAACTTTAGGTAGTTATGAAAACTTTTTAGTTGCTGTAGTATTAGCAGGTATTATTCAATTAATTTTTGGAGTATTAAAAGCCGGAGTTATTGGTTATTATTTTCCATCTTCTGTAATTAAAGGGATGTTAACCGGTATTGGTATCATCATTATATTAAAGCAAATTCCTCACTTTTTTGGGTATGATGCAGAACCAGAAGGAGCTGATGCTTTCTTAGAAACTTCAGGAGAAAATACGTTTTCTTCTATTTTTAATATATTCGATAATCTTATTTTAGGATCTGTTATTATTGGTCTTTTAGGATTGGCTGTTATCTTATTCTGGGATACTGTTTTAGCAAAAAAAGCTAAATTTTTTACAGTAATTCAAGGACCATTAATTGCGGTGGTTTTAGGTATTATTTACCATTTGCTTACAAGTACTAATGAAACGTTGGCTATTTCGGCATCGCATTTAGTAAGTGTGCCAATTCCAGATGATATTGACTCTTTTATAGGTCAATTTAGTTTTCCTAATTTTGGAGCAATTACAAATGCTGAAGTATGGATTGTAGCATTTACAATTGCATTGGTAGCAAGTTTAGAAACTTTATTAAGTGTAGAGGCTTGTGATAAATTAGATCCAGACAAAAACGTAACCCCAACCAATAGAGAATTATTGGCACAAGGAGCAGGAAACATTATTTCTGGTTTAGTAGGAGGTTTACCAATTACACAAGTAATTGTAAGAAGTTCTGCAAATGTACAATCTGGTGGAAAAACAAAATTATCAACAATTATACACGGTTTCTTTTTATTAATTTCTGTAATTTTAATTCCAACTTTATTAAATAAAATTCCATTATCTGTTCTTGCTGCTATTCTATTAGTTGTAGGTTACAAATTGGCAAAACCAGCATTATTTAAACAAATGTATAAATTAGGATGGAAACAATTTGTACCATTTATTGTAACTGTTGTTGGTATTGTTTTTACAGATTTATTAGTAGGTATTGGTTTAGGTCTTGCTGTAGGTATTGTAGTTATTTTATTAAAGAGTTACCAAAACTCTCATTTTCTTCATATTGAAGATAATAGCAATGGTAAACACAAAATAAAAATGACTTTAGCAGAAGAGGTAACTTTCTTTAATAAAGGTGCTATCTTAAAAGAATTAGACAGTTTACCAAGAGATACTCAATTAGAAATTAATCTTATTAAAACTAGATATTTAGATAATGATATTATAGAAATTTTAGAAGACTTCTTACATAAAGCAAAAGAACGAAACATTGATATAAAATTAATATCTAAACGTGGTACAGCAGAAAACCCAGCAAGTTTTATTCACTTTTTTAAAGAGAAACCTAAATCTGATTTAAGTTTAAGTTAA